In Porites lutea chromosome 1, jaPorLute2.1, whole genome shotgun sequence, a single genomic region encodes these proteins:
- the LOC140938329 gene encoding uncharacterized protein, translating to MIDGGENSPTSSYSSSLKYEINRLTKMVYGEKQQKNFDHPGKYTGLTRDNIENRVLIQSLPPTATVESAEPLPPTQSFLSKPPTYPARTPHDFKSIPNIPTERPKGTQRVVPPAEGAVRVYNSPTVIPVPHTTLYNQRKREAEAEALTSTETASKRKYQRSTTFNVCRQCHLRLKQRHVGRYGLETFCPSIEGKRYPSVDAWLQERRRENPKKEINNST from the exons ATGATAGATGGGGGTGAAAATTCACCAACAAGCAGCTACTCTTCCTCCCTAAAGTACGAAATCAACCGCTTGACTAAAATGGTGTATGGTGAAAAGCAGCAAAAGAACTTTGACCATCCTGGCAAGTACACAG GTTTAACAAGAGACAACATAGAAAACAGGGTTCTGATCCAGTCCCTCCCACCCACTGCAACAGTTGAGTCTGCTGAGCCACTCCCTCCTACACAGTCATTTCTGTCCAAGCCACCAACCTATCCAGCTCGAACGCCACATGACTTTAAATCTATTCCAAATATACCGACTGAAAGACCTAAAGGCACACAAAGAGTTGTACCTCCAGCTGAAGGGGCAGTCCGTGTATATAACAGTCCCACTGTTATACCAGTGCCACATACAACACTGTACAACCAGCGTAAAAGGGAAGCTGAAGCAGAAGCGCTTACAAGTACTGAAACTGCTAGCAAACGGAAGTACCAGAGGTCTACTACTTTTAACGTCTGCAGACAGTGCCACCTTCGCCTAAAACAAAGACATGTTGGCAGATATGGACTAGAAACCTTTTGTCCTTCAATAGAGGGGAAAAGGTATCCAAGTGTGGATGCCTGGCTCCAGGAAAGGCGAAGAGAAAatccaaaaaaagaaataaataattctacATGA